A window of Hippoglossus stenolepis isolate QCI-W04-F060 chromosome 18, HSTE1.2, whole genome shotgun sequence contains these coding sequences:
- the hdhd2 gene encoding haloacid dehalogenase-like hydrolase domain-containing protein 2, whose translation MSGRRALKAVLIDLSGTLHIEDTAVPGAQEALNRLRQASVAVKFVTNTTKESKRSLLERLQRLKFNLQEKEIFTSLSAARSLLERKQHRPLLLVEDSALEDFTGIDTSEPNAVVVGLAPDHFNYQTLNKAFSMILDGAPLIAIHKARYYKKKDGLALGPGPFVAGLEYATDCKATVVGKPEKTFFTQALHDLGCSPGEAVMIGDDARDDVGGAQNAGMLGILVRTGKYRDGDENKIQPPPHLTCDSFPDAVEHILKNLL comes from the exons aTGTCGGGCAGACGAGCTCTGAAGGCCGTGCTCATTGACCTGAGTGGAACTCTGCACATCGAGGACACAGCGGTACCTGGGGCACAGGAAGCACTGAACAG gtTACGTCAGGCGTCTGTAGCGGTGAAGTTTGTGACCAACACCACTAAGGAGAGTAAGAGGAGCTTACTGGAACGATTGCAACGCCTCAAATTCAACCTTCAG GAAAAGGAAATCTTTACGTCTCTGAGTGCAGCGAGGAGTCTGCTGGAGCGGAAACAACACCggccgctgctgctggtggaggacAGCGCACTGGAGGACTTCACTG GGATCGACACGTCAGAACCAAATGCTGTTGTCGTTGGACTCGCTCCTGATCACTTCAACTACCAAACACTCAACAAGGCTTTCAG CATGATTCTGGATGGAGCTCCTCTCATTGCCATCCACAAGGCTCGGTACTACAAGAAGAAGGATGGTTTGGCCCTCGGCCCCGGGCCCTTTGTGGCGGGACTGGAGTACGCAACAGACTGCAAAGCTACTGTGGTGGGAAAGCCAGAGAAGACTTTTTTCACTCAG GCTCTCCATGATTTAGGCTGTAGCCCCGGTGAAGCTGTCATGATAGGAGAT GATGCAAGGGATGATGTGGGAGGGGCTCAGAACGCAGGCATGCTGGGTATTCTAGTCAGAACTG GTAAATACAGAGACGGGGATGAGAATAAGATCCAGCCTCCTCCCCACCTGACGTGTGACAGCTTCCCAGATGCTGTGGAACACATCCTGAAGAACCTGCTCTGA
- the ier3ip1 gene encoding immediate early response 3-interacting protein 1, producing MAFTLYSLIQCAILCVNAIAVLHEERFLSKIGWGVDQGVGGFGDDPGVKAQILNLIRSVRTIMRVPLIIVNSGCIVLLLLFG from the exons ATGGCGTTTACTCTGTACTCCCTCATCCAGTGCGCGATTCTCTGCGTTAACGCCATCGCTGTGCTGCACGAGGAGCGGTTCCTCAGCAAGA TCGGCTGGGGCGTGGACCAGGGAGTCGGAGGTTTTGGGGACGATCCAGGAGTCAAAGCCCAGATCCTCAATCTCATCCGCTCGGTCCGGACGATCatgagag tgCCGTTAATAATCGTGAATTCCGGCTGCATTGTCCTCTTGCTGCTGTTTGGTTAA